TTTCCCACTGGTCGCCGATCGCGCGTCCGAGCCGCGCCAGCAGGGGCGTGACGAACAGGCTCAGGCCGACGGCGAGCATGGCGCGCTGGCCCAGCGCCGGATCGACCAGCTTGCCGGCGGTTGCGTAGCCGATCACGATGAAGGCGAACTCGCCGCCCTGGCCGAGCAGCAGGCCGCCTTCGACGGCGCGGCCCCAATTCAGGCCGCCGAGGCGGAACAGCAGCGCGACCACCACGCCTTTGATCGCGACCAGCCCGAACACGGCGGCGGCGATGAACAGCGGCGCGTGCAGCACCTGGCGCGCGTCCATGCCCATGCCGACGGTCATGAAGAACAATCCCATCAACAGGCCGCGGAACGGCTCGATCATCAGTTCGACTTCGTGCTTGAATTCGGTCTCGGCCAGCAGCAGGCCGGCAATCAGCGCGCCGAGCGCCATCGACAGGCCGGCTGCGGCACTGACGCCGGCGATGCCGAGGGTGGTGAGCAGGATCAGCGCCATGAAAACGTCGGGCTGGTGGCGCCGCGCGAACACGCGGAACAGCGGGCGGATCACGTGGCTGCCGGCCAGGTAGATCAGCGCGATGGCCACGCCGGCCCTGGCGAGCGTCATCAGGATCAGCGTTGCCGCGCCGGCGCCCGCGCCCTTGGTCATCACGCCAATCAGGATCAGTAGCGGCACGACCGCAAGGTCTTGCAGCATCAGCACGGAGAACGTGGCCTGCCCGAGCGGCGTGGCGGTGGTGTGCTGCTCGGTCATCAGCTGCATGACGACGGCGGTGGACGAGAGCGACAGCACGAGGCCGAGGATGACCGCCGCTTCGATAGGCTGGCCGAGGAGCAGTACCGCGCCGCCGATCAGGACCGCGCTGGCGGCGATCTGCGCGCTGCCGGCGCCGAACACCCAGCGCCGCATCGACCACAGGCGCGCGGCGGACAGTTCGAGGCCGATCATGAACATCAGGAACAGCACGCCCAGTTCGGCGAGCACTTCGACGCCTTCGATGCGCGGGAAGGTCAGGTAATTGAGCCAAGGTGTGTGCGCCGCCATCAGGCCCAGGCCGAACGGGCCGAGCAGGGCGCCGACGGCGAGGAAACCGAGCACCTGGTTGATGCGCAGGCGCTGCAGCAGGGGGATCAGGATGCCGGCGAGCGTGAGGAACAGGAGGATTTCCCGAAGAAAGGGGAAGGCGTGGTGTTCTGGCACGGAGGGCCTGGGAAGTGGTTGTTGTGCCTACATTTTATACCGTGACCTGCACCGGGGTCAGACCATAATGCCGTTAAGTTAAGCCGTCGTACCTGCGCAGGCAGGTACCCATACTGAGCGTGCTTCACCTCGTCGGCATGTTCAGCATGGGGGAAACGCATGCGGTTCCCCTGCGCGGGTACGACG
This window of the Massilia sp. R2A-15 genome carries:
- a CDS encoding cation:proton antiporter produces the protein MPEHHAFPFLREILLFLTLAGILIPLLQRLRINQVLGFLAVGALLGPFGLGLMAAHTPWLNYLTFPRIEGVEVLAELGVLFLMFMIGLELSAARLWSMRRWVFGAGSAQIAASAVLIGGAVLLLGQPIEAAVILGLVLSLSSTAVVMQLMTEQHTTATPLGQATFSVLMLQDLAVVPLLILIGVMTKGAGAGAATLILMTLARAGVAIALIYLAGSHVIRPLFRVFARRHQPDVFMALILLTTLGIAGVSAAAGLSMALGALIAGLLLAETEFKHEVELMIEPFRGLLMGLFFMTVGMGMDARQVLHAPLFIAAAVFGLVAIKGVVVALLFRLGGLNWGRAVEGGLLLGQGGEFAFIVIGYATAGKLVDPALGQRAMLAVGLSLFVTPLLARLGRAIGDQWEIRQHAIAAHQHEHALASARGRIIIAGFGRVGQMLGKLLSDQGIEFIAFENDVRLASELHKRGLPVYFGNASRAELLRRVHAHEAPAIVLTMDHPQSALQAVRGIRREFPDIPLFARARDEKQARLLKAAGATVVVPETLEASLQLSAFVLEAMGLEEMEVDGIVDEERALFNEALSHIKPAK